One segment of Carya illinoinensis cultivar Pawnee chromosome 13, C.illinoinensisPawnee_v1, whole genome shotgun sequence DNA contains the following:
- the LOC122291966 gene encoding ubiquitin-like protein 5: protein MIEVVLNDRLGKKVRVKCNEDDTIGDLKKLVAAQTGTRADKIRIQKWYNIYKDHITLKDYEIHDGMGLELYYN from the coding sequence ATGATAGAGGTGGTGCTCAACGATCGCCTTGGCAAGAAGGTTCGTGTTAAGTGCAACGAAGACGATACCATCGgtgacctcaagaagctcgtcGCCGCTCAGACGGGCACCCGTGCCGACAAGATCCGTATACAGAAGTGGTATAACATCTACAAGGACCACATCACCCTTAAGGACTACGAGATCCACGACGGCATGGGCCTCGAGCTCTACTACAATTGA